One Egicoccus sp. AB-alg6-2 genomic region harbors:
- a CDS encoding succinate dehydrogenase cytochrome b subunit: MATKVTGVTQGGPPNPSGGKTRRPFLVDLYGSAVGKKYVMAITGMVWLGYVFAHMVGNLKIYLGAEDFNHYAEFLRAGLLVPIVPEEGALWGMRVLLLVTLFFHILAAYQLTVMNRNARPERYQARREFVAADFAARTMRWTGVIVLLFLLYHIADLTLGWVNPAEAGSTPYDKLIASFSQPLVAAFYVIANLVLGIHIYHGAWSMFQSMGWNNRKFNHWRRAFAIGFAVIVIGGNVSFPLAVQFGLVG, encoded by the coding sequence ATGGCGACCAAGGTCACCGGGGTCACGCAAGGCGGCCCCCCCAATCCATCCGGTGGAAAGACGCGGCGGCCCTTCCTGGTCGACCTCTACGGGTCCGCGGTCGGCAAGAAGTACGTCATGGCCATCACCGGGATGGTGTGGCTCGGCTACGTCTTCGCCCACATGGTCGGCAACCTCAAGATCTACCTCGGCGCCGAGGATTTCAACCACTACGCCGAGTTCCTGCGCGCGGGCCTGTTGGTCCCGATCGTGCCCGAGGAAGGGGCGCTGTGGGGGATGCGGGTCCTGCTGCTGGTGACCCTGTTCTTCCACATCCTCGCGGCGTACCAACTGACGGTGATGAACCGCAACGCCCGGCCCGAGCGGTACCAGGCGCGTCGCGAGTTCGTCGCGGCCGACTTCGCCGCCCGCACGATGCGCTGGACCGGCGTGATCGTGCTGTTGTTCCTGCTCTACCACATCGCCGACCTCACCCTGGGGTGGGTGAACCCGGCCGAGGCGGGCTCGACGCCGTATGACAAGCTGATCGCGAGCTTCTCGCAGCCGCTGGTCGCGGCCTTCTACGTGATCGCCAACCTCGTGCTCGGCATCCACATCTACCACGGTGCCTGGAGCATGTTCCAGTCGATGGGCTGGAACAACCGCAAGTTCAACCACTGGCGGCGGGCCTTCGCCATCGGCTTCGCCGTGATCGTGATCGGCGGGAACGTCTCGTTCCCCCTGGCCGTGCAGTTCGGACTCGTCGGCTAG
- a CDS encoding succinate dehydrogenase/fumarate reductase iron-sulfur subunit, translating to MNLTLRVWRQAGPDAPGRFETYHATDVSEDASFLEMLDHVNESLIDAGDEPIEFAHDCREGICGTCGLMINGQAHGPERATATCQLHMRKFADGDEIVIEPWRAAGFPVVRDLVVDRSAFDRIVEAGGYISVDTGSAPDANLIPVPKEVADASMDAAACIACGACVAACPNGAAQLFTSAKMAHLNVLPQGQPERYERAVSMVDTMEQFFGSCTNMGECEAACPKGISIDFIAWMNKDYRKGKMRSRRSA from the coding sequence ATGAATCTCACGCTACGAGTCTGGCGTCAGGCCGGTCCGGACGCACCGGGTCGGTTCGAGACCTACCACGCCACCGACGTCAGCGAGGACGCGTCCTTCCTCGAGATGCTCGACCACGTCAACGAGTCGCTCATCGACGCCGGTGACGAGCCGATCGAGTTCGCCCACGACTGCCGCGAGGGCATCTGCGGCACCTGCGGCCTGATGATCAACGGGCAGGCGCACGGCCCGGAACGCGCCACCGCCACCTGCCAGCTGCACATGCGCAAGTTCGCCGACGGCGACGAGATCGTGATCGAGCCGTGGCGGGCAGCCGGCTTCCCCGTGGTGCGCGACCTCGTCGTCGACCGCTCCGCCTTCGACCGCATCGTCGAGGCCGGCGGCTACATCTCGGTCGACACCGGTTCGGCACCCGACGCCAACCTGATCCCGGTGCCGAAGGAGGTCGCGGACGCATCGATGGACGCGGCCGCCTGCATCGCCTGCGGCGCCTGCGTCGCGGCCTGCCCCAACGGTGCCGCGCAGCTGTTCACCTCGGCGAAGATGGCGCACCTCAACGTGTTGCCCCAGGGTCAGCCCGAGCGCTACGAGCGGGCGGTCAGCATGGTCGACACCATGGAACAGTTCTTCGGCTCCTGCACCAACATGGGCGAGTGCGAGGCCGCCTGTCCCAAGGGGATCTCGATCGACTTCATCGCCTGGATGAACAAGGACTACCGGAAAGGCAAGATGCGGTCGCGCCGCAGCGCCTGA
- a CDS encoding glutaredoxin domain-containing protein yields the protein MDTEDDATPGPTSEPLRFDDDSQLPADASVTVFWRPGCMFCSALFRELERTGLVFGRRDIWEDEEAAAFVRSVADGDETVPTVRVGDLALVNPSARDVLRAVADRDPGSLPETARNQLAQGPGRVGQFLGRLLGDGRE from the coding sequence ATGGACACCGAGGACGACGCCACACCCGGCCCGACGTCCGAACCGCTGCGCTTCGACGACGATTCGCAACTGCCGGCCGACGCCTCGGTCACCGTCTTCTGGCGTCCCGGCTGCATGTTCTGCAGCGCGCTGTTCCGTGAGCTGGAGCGGACCGGACTGGTCTTCGGACGTCGCGACATCTGGGAGGACGAGGAGGCAGCGGCCTTCGTGCGGTCGGTCGCCGACGGCGACGAGACCGTGCCGACCGTCCGCGTCGGCGACCTCGCGCTCGTCAACCCCTCGGCGCGTGACGTCCTGCGTGCCGTCGCCGATCGCGATCCCGGGTCGCTGCCGGAGACCGCGCGCAACCAGCTCGCCCAGGGACCGGGCCGCGTCGGCCAGTTCCTCGGCCGACTCCTCGGCGACGGCCGCGAGTGA
- a CDS encoding fumarate reductase/succinate dehydrogenase flavoprotein subunit: MTLDSKIPDAPLESMWRDHKFNMKLVNPNNKRKFEIIIVGTGLAGASAAATLGELGYRVKVFTFHDSPRRAHSIAAQGGINAAKDYHGEGDSVYRLFYDTVKGGDYRSREANVYRLAEVSNNIIDQCVAQGVPFAREYGGFLDNRSFGGAQVRRTFYARGQTGQQLLLGAYQALARQVAAGTVELVTQSEMLELVVVDGKASGIVVRDLVTGEISSHSAHAVVLGTGGYANAFYLSTNAMASNVTAAWRAHRKGAYFANPCFTQIHPTAIPSSDEFQSKLTLMSESLRNDGRIWVPTNPDESRAAADIPEGERDYFLERKYPAFGNLVPRDVASRNAKEQVDAGKGVGPLKNGVYLDFAQAISRLGRDAVGDKYGNLFEMYERITGEDPFVMPMRIYPAPHYTMGGLWVDYHLQTTIPGLFAIGEANFSDHGANRLGASALMQGLADGYFILPYTIGDYLAPMLGQPKVDTSASEFAQAETAVREQTDRFLRTNGTRSVDWYHRELGKIMWEHCGMARNAAGLQKALSEIPTLREEFENNVRVPGSANTLNSSLEKAGRVADFFELSELMCRDALMREESCGGHFREESQTEEGEALRDDDNFAFVGAWEWQGLGTEPTLHKEPLDFTNVALSQRSYK, encoded by the coding sequence ATGACGCTCGACTCGAAGATCCCCGACGCACCGCTCGAGAGCATGTGGCGCGACCACAAGTTCAACATGAAGCTGGTGAACCCGAACAACAAGCGCAAGTTCGAGATCATCATCGTCGGCACGGGTCTTGCCGGCGCGTCGGCCGCTGCGACCCTCGGTGAGCTCGGCTACCGCGTCAAGGTGTTCACGTTCCACGATTCGCCGCGCCGCGCCCACTCGATCGCCGCGCAGGGCGGCATCAACGCGGCGAAGGACTACCACGGCGAGGGCGACTCGGTCTACCGGTTGTTCTACGACACCGTGAAGGGCGGCGACTACCGCTCGCGCGAGGCCAACGTCTACCGACTGGCCGAGGTGTCCAACAACATCATCGACCAGTGCGTCGCGCAGGGGGTCCCCTTCGCCCGCGAGTACGGCGGCTTCCTCGACAACCGCTCCTTCGGTGGCGCGCAGGTCCGGCGCACCTTCTACGCGCGCGGTCAGACCGGCCAGCAGCTGCTGCTCGGCGCCTACCAGGCGCTGGCGCGCCAGGTCGCGGCCGGGACGGTCGAGCTCGTCACCCAGTCCGAGATGCTCGAGCTGGTCGTGGTCGACGGCAAGGCGTCGGGCATCGTGGTGCGCGACCTCGTCACCGGCGAGATCAGCTCGCACTCGGCGCACGCGGTCGTGCTCGGCACCGGCGGGTACGCCAACGCGTTCTACCTGTCCACCAACGCCATGGCCTCCAACGTGACCGCGGCCTGGCGCGCGCACCGCAAGGGCGCCTACTTCGCCAACCCCTGTTTCACGCAGATCCACCCGACCGCCATCCCGTCGTCGGACGAGTTCCAGTCCAAGCTGACCCTGATGTCGGAGTCGTTGCGCAACGACGGACGCATCTGGGTGCCGACCAACCCCGACGAGAGCCGGGCCGCGGCCGACATCCCCGAGGGCGAACGGGACTACTTCCTCGAGCGCAAGTACCCGGCCTTCGGCAACCTCGTCCCGCGTGACGTCGCCTCGCGCAACGCCAAGGAGCAGGTGGACGCCGGCAAGGGCGTCGGTCCGCTCAAGAACGGGGTCTACCTCGACTTCGCGCAGGCCATCTCCCGCCTCGGTCGCGACGCCGTCGGCGACAAGTACGGCAACCTGTTCGAGATGTACGAGCGCATCACCGGCGAGGACCCCTTCGTCATGCCGATGCGCATCTACCCGGCGCCCCACTACACGATGGGTGGCCTGTGGGTCGACTACCACCTGCAGACCACGATCCCCGGCCTGTTCGCGATCGGCGAGGCCAACTTCTCCGACCACGGCGCCAACCGCCTGGGCGCGTCCGCGCTGATGCAGGGACTCGCCGACGGCTACTTCATCCTGCCCTACACCATCGGTGACTACCTGGCCCCCATGCTCGGCCAGCCCAAGGTCGACACCTCGGCGTCGGAGTTCGCCCAGGCCGAGACCGCGGTGCGCGAGCAGACCGACCGGTTCCTGCGGACCAACGGCACCCGCTCGGTCGACTGGTACCACCGTGAACTCGGCAAGATCATGTGGGAGCACTGCGGGATGGCGCGCAACGCGGCCGGCCTGCAGAAGGCGCTGTCGGAGATCCCGACGCTGCGCGAGGAGTTCGAGAACAACGTCCGTGTCCCCGGCTCCGCCAACACGCTCAACTCCTCGCTGGAGAAGGCCGGCCGCGTCGCCGACTTCTTCGAGCTGTCCGAGCTGATGTGCCGCGACGCCCTCATGCGCGAGGAGTCGTGCGGTGGGCACTTCCGCGAGGAGTCGCAGACCGAGGAGGGCGAGGCGCTGCGCGACGACGACAACTTCGCCTTCGTCGGTGCCTGGGAGTGGCAGGGGCTCGGCACCGAGCCGACCCTGCACAAGGAACCGCTGGACTTCACCAACGTCGCGCTCAGCCAGAGGAGCTACAAGTGA
- a CDS encoding NAD(P)H-quinone dehydrogenase yields the protein MSTQRIVILGGGPAGYEAALVASELGADVTIVSDEGLGGNSVLWDCVPSKALIVAAEAMGWMHLAEDLGVHLPEGRSIDRTVVDFPKVASNVLQLGANQSRDIEAKVTAGGVDLIRGRGRISGYHEVTVTDADGGERVLPADYVLVGTGSTARVLPFFEPDGERVLVGQQVYGLPEVPEHLVVVGSGATGAEFAHAFRRFGAEVTLVSSRDLILPTEDPDAAQVIEDVFERRGMTILRNARAVSCERRGDEVVVGLKDGSDVVGSHVLFTVGQVPSSRDIGLETVGAAVNEWGGIDVDSVGRTDCRWVYAAGDVTGRVMLASVAAMQGRTAMWHALGQAVQPIRWDAVAATIFTDPEVATVGISADEAVAAGVPVETARLDFRGNPRAKMTNGVDGFVKVHAQVGSGTVVGGVVVSMRASDLIQPLAVAVQNRLTVAQLAQTITVYPSMAGSVAECARMLMARLDATR from the coding sequence GTGAGCACGCAACGCATCGTCATCCTGGGTGGCGGACCGGCCGGGTACGAGGCCGCGCTCGTCGCGTCCGAACTCGGTGCCGACGTCACCATCGTCAGCGACGAGGGTCTGGGCGGCAACAGCGTGTTGTGGGACTGCGTCCCGTCGAAGGCGCTGATCGTGGCGGCGGAGGCGATGGGCTGGATGCACCTTGCCGAGGACCTCGGTGTGCACCTGCCCGAGGGCCGCAGCATCGACCGCACCGTGGTCGACTTTCCGAAGGTCGCCAGCAACGTCCTGCAGCTCGGCGCCAACCAGTCGCGCGACATCGAGGCCAAGGTCACGGCAGGAGGTGTCGATCTCATCCGCGGCCGTGGCCGCATCTCCGGCTACCACGAGGTGACGGTCACCGACGCCGACGGCGGCGAGCGGGTCCTGCCCGCCGACTACGTCCTGGTCGGAACCGGCTCCACCGCCCGGGTGCTGCCGTTCTTCGAGCCCGACGGCGAACGGGTGCTGGTGGGTCAGCAGGTCTACGGGCTGCCCGAGGTTCCCGAGCACCTCGTCGTGGTCGGCTCCGGCGCGACCGGCGCCGAGTTCGCCCACGCGTTCCGCCGCTTCGGTGCCGAGGTGACCCTCGTCAGCTCGCGCGATCTCATTCTGCCCACCGAGGATCCCGACGCGGCGCAGGTCATCGAGGACGTCTTCGAACGGCGCGGCATGACGATCCTGCGCAACGCACGGGCCGTGTCCTGTGAGCGGCGCGGCGACGAGGTGGTCGTCGGTCTGAAGGACGGTTCCGACGTCGTCGGCAGCCACGTGCTGTTCACGGTCGGGCAGGTGCCGAGCTCCCGCGACATCGGGCTCGAGACGGTCGGTGCGGCCGTCAACGAATGGGGCGGGATCGACGTCGACTCCGTCGGCCGCACGGACTGCCGCTGGGTGTATGCCGCCGGCGACGTCACCGGACGGGTCATGCTGGCGTCGGTCGCGGCCATGCAGGGCCGGACCGCGATGTGGCACGCGCTGGGTCAGGCCGTCCAGCCGATCCGCTGGGACGCGGTGGCGGCGACCATCTTCACGGATCCGGAGGTGGCGACCGTCGGCATCTCCGCCGACGAGGCCGTCGCGGCCGGTGTCCCGGTCGAGACGGCGCGACTCGATTTCCGGGGCAACCCGCGCGCGAAGATGACCAACGGCGTCGACGGCTTCGTGAAGGTCCACGCCCAGGTCGGCTCGGGCACGGTCGTCGGGGGTGTGGTCGTCTCGATGCGTGCCAGCGACCTGATCCAGCCGCTTGCGGTGGCGGTGCAGAACCGCCTGACCGTCGCCCAGCTGGCCCAGACCATCACGGTCTACCCGTCGATGGCCGGATCGGTTGCCGAGTGCGCCCGCATGCTCATGGCGCGGCTGGACGCCACGCGCTGA
- a CDS encoding alpha/beta fold hydrolase, translated as MAPSAPLRLNTHLWNPLGERRALLLHGLGSDGGCWWRLASELADAGWLVLAPDLRSHGMSPTAANHTIAAFAADVALLGDRWDLIVGHSLGGAVAAQLLTEPDRAAAAVLVDPVLRLDDADREAVRAAQRRDVGELDAAAVAAAHPRWDARDVWRKVLAARRVTPDVVDAVVDHNDPWDLTGHAASWRGRVHLLVADPAHGGLLDPTLAATLAQAPDVTTETVARAGHSIHRDRPDVVADAVERITAHN; from the coding sequence GTGGCGCCGTCGGCCCCCCTGCGACTCAACACCCATCTGTGGAATCCGCTCGGTGAGCGCCGGGCGCTGCTGCTGCACGGGCTCGGATCCGACGGTGGTTGCTGGTGGCGGCTGGCGTCGGAGCTCGCGGACGCCGGGTGGCTGGTGCTCGCCCCCGACCTGCGCAGCCACGGCATGAGCCCGACCGCCGCGAACCACACGATCGCGGCGTTCGCGGCCGACGTCGCCTTGCTCGGCGACCGCTGGGACCTCATCGTCGGGCACTCGCTCGGCGGGGCCGTGGCCGCCCAACTGCTGACCGAGCCCGACCGGGCGGCCGCGGCGGTGCTCGTCGACCCGGTCCTGCGCCTCGACGACGCCGACCGCGAGGCGGTTCGCGCCGCGCAGCGGCGCGACGTCGGCGAACTCGATGCCGCCGCCGTGGCGGCCGCCCACCCACGATGGGACGCCCGCGACGTCTGGCGCAAGGTGCTGGCGGCGCGGCGCGTCACGCCCGACGTCGTCGACGCCGTCGTCGACCACAACGATCCCTGGGATCTGACCGGCCACGCCGCGTCCTGGCGGGGTCGGGTACACCTACTGGTCGCCGACCCCGCACATGGGGGGCTGCTCGACCCGACCCTGGCCGCCACGCTGGCGCAGGCCCCCGACGTGACGACCGAGACGGTCGCACGCGCCGGTCACAGCATCCATCGCGACCGTCCCGACGTCGTCGCCGACGCCGTCGAGCGGATCACGGCCCACAACTGA
- a CDS encoding methylmalonyl-CoA mutase, translating into MADEEPTAVSGFPIEAVYGPGHLEGFDPAERLGDAGAYPYTRGVYPTMYRGRLWTMRQYAGMSTAQESNRRYKYLLEQGTTGLSVAFDLPTQMGYDSSAEIADGEVGKVGVAIDTVEDMKALFDGIPLDQVSTSMTINAPASLLLLMYQIAGEEQGVAPADLRGTIQNDVLKEYIARGTYIYPPAPSLRIIADTFGYCAEVLPRFNTISISGYHMGEAGATPVQEIAFTLADGIAYVQAAIDAGLDVDAFAPRLSFFFVARSTLLEEIAKFRAARRLWASIMRDRFGAQDPRSQMLRFHTQTAGVQLTAQQPEVNLVRVAIQALAATLGGTQSLHTNSYDEALALPTEKSARLALRTQQVIAHETDVPASVDPLAGSYLIESMTDTIEAEARGYLEQIDEMGGAVAAIEQGYQKGEIERAAYDLARDIDAERQIVVGVNRYRTDDELAPELQRIDESIRQDQISRIETVKAQRDQGGVDAALDDVRRAAKGNDNLLPPMHDALRRRATLQEVCDVLRDEFGAYVPSERF; encoded by the coding sequence ATGGCGGACGAGGAACCGACGGCGGTCAGCGGCTTCCCGATCGAGGCGGTCTACGGCCCCGGGCACCTCGAGGGATTCGACCCCGCGGAGCGCCTCGGGGACGCCGGCGCCTACCCCTACACCCGCGGCGTCTACCCGACAATGTACCGCGGGCGGCTGTGGACGATGCGGCAGTACGCCGGCATGTCGACCGCGCAGGAGTCCAACCGGCGCTACAAGTACCTGCTCGAGCAGGGCACGACCGGACTCTCGGTCGCGTTCGACCTGCCGACGCAGATGGGCTACGACTCCTCGGCCGAGATCGCCGACGGCGAGGTCGGCAAGGTCGGCGTCGCCATCGACACCGTCGAGGACATGAAGGCGCTCTTCGACGGCATCCCGCTGGACCAGGTGTCCACGTCGATGACCATCAACGCGCCGGCGTCGCTGCTGTTGCTGATGTACCAGATCGCGGGTGAGGAACAGGGGGTCGCGCCCGCCGACCTGCGCGGCACGATCCAGAACGACGTGCTCAAGGAGTACATCGCCCGCGGCACCTACATCTACCCGCCGGCCCCGAGCCTGCGGATCATCGCGGACACGTTCGGCTACTGCGCCGAGGTGTTGCCGCGCTTCAACACCATCTCGATCTCGGGCTACCACATGGGCGAGGCCGGGGCGACGCCGGTCCAGGAGATCGCATTCACGCTCGCCGACGGCATCGCCTACGTGCAGGCCGCGATCGACGCGGGCCTCGACGTCGACGCTTTCGCGCCGCGGCTGTCGTTCTTCTTCGTCGCCCGCTCGACGCTGCTCGAGGAGATCGCGAAGTTCCGGGCCGCCCGGCGGCTGTGGGCGTCGATCATGCGCGACCGGTTCGGTGCGCAGGATCCCCGGTCGCAGATGCTGCGCTTCCACACCCAGACGGCGGGCGTGCAGCTGACCGCCCAGCAGCCCGAGGTCAACCTGGTCCGCGTCGCCATCCAGGCCCTGGCCGCCACGCTCGGCGGGACCCAGTCGTTGCACACCAACAGCTACGACGAGGCGCTCGCCCTGCCGACGGAGAAGTCGGCGCGACTCGCGTTGCGCACCCAACAGGTCATCGCCCACGAGACCGACGTCCCGGCCTCGGTGGACCCGCTGGCCGGCTCGTACCTGATCGAGTCGATGACCGACACGATCGAGGCCGAGGCGCGCGGGTACCTCGAGCAGATCGACGAGATGGGCGGCGCCGTCGCGGCGATCGAACAGGGCTACCAGAAGGGCGAGATCGAACGCGCGGCCTACGACCTCGCGCGCGACATCGACGCCGAGCGCCAGATCGTGGTCGGCGTGAACCGCTACCGCACCGACGACGAGCTCGCACCGGAGCTGCAGCGCATCGACGAGTCGATCCGTCAGGACCAGATCTCGCGCATCGAGACGGTGAAGGCGCAGCGTGACCAGGGTGGCGTGGACGCGGCACTCGACGACGTGCGTCGGGCCGCCAAGGGCAACGACAACCTGTTGCCGCCGATGCACGACGCGCTGCGGCGTCGCGCGACGCTGCAGGAGGTCTGTGACGTGCTGCGCGACGAGTTCGGCGCCTACGTGCCCTCCGAGCGGTTCTGA